A part of Rhipicephalus microplus isolate Deutch F79 chromosome 8, USDA_Rmic, whole genome shotgun sequence genomic DNA contains:
- the LOC142769382 gene encoding TNF receptor-associated factor 6-like: MDAAQLHTRYTVSGFSSEYDWRPIVFEEPVDARKICASCRVLSRSTALLGCAHALCEPCYVTSLESGQRCPIDDASYVDGEVLWLSTAPKELEGMRVQCWNARHGCPFVAPLSDLPAHYYQKCRFHAVSCDRCNAEVPRSGMRDHRDACTTKHDVKLPSQKNGEAVEASCVLNPAGGSEKLPTLSLAEVADFQYNLETKLNSLVEHVHSRETSGVSKSELINTAVSLLRSVGLLSLSATWRPRGLAVLVSRVHYFTRQAPEYAEEVYSSPSNVCGYSLRLGVRCERKLVSPAKSVGDNGKNKQDLVLRFKVQLCPAAANSALQWPFRKSLTFSVMHPQDSTKEVRFFLNTSMMSSEPPFQMPTYADNPPFTVGGPLHVSALAGCQFWSCGTLQLRLSMTLSSGGQHEGSVE, translated from the coding sequence ATGGATGCGGCTCAGCTCCATACGCGTTACACGGTAAGCGGCTTCTCGTCCGAGTACGACTGGAGGCCGATCGTGTTCGAAGAGCCCGTGGACGCTCGTAAAATCTGCGCCTCTTGTCGGGTGTTGTCGAGGAGTACGGCACTGCTGGGATGCGCGCACGCGCTCTGCGagccgtgctacgtgacgtcgcTGGAAAGCGGACAGCGCTGCCCGATAGACGACGCGTCTTACGTCGATGGCGAGGTCCTGTGGCTCTCCACGGCACCGAAGGAACTCGAGGGCATGCGGGTCCAGTGCTGGAACGCCAGGCACGGCTGTCCGTTTGTGGCTCCGCTGAGCGACCTCCCGGCTCACTACTACCAGAAGTGTCGATTCCACGCAGTCTCCTGCGATCGCTGTAACGCAGAAGTTCCGAGGTCCGGCATGCGTGACCACCGAGACGCTTGTACTACCAAACACGACGTCAAGCTGCCATCTCAAAAGAACGGCGAAGCCGTCGAAGCGTCCTGCGTGCTGAACCCGGCCGGCGGCTCGGAGAAGCTTCCGACACTTTCCCTCGCCGAAGTCGCGGATTTTCAGTACAACCTGGAGACAAAGCTCAACTCGCTCGTCGAGCACGTGCACAGCAGGGAGACCTCCGGCGTCAGCAAGTCTGAACTGATCAACACTGCGGTCAGTCTCCTGCGTTCCGTTGGTCTGCTTTCTCTCTCGGCGACATGGCGACCGCGTGGTCTAGCCGTACTGGTCAGCAGGGTTCACTACTTTACCCGTCAGGCCCCGGAGTATGCAGAGGAAGTCTACAGTTCGCCTTCGAACGTCTGCGGCTACTCCCTGAGGCTCGGTGTTCGCTGCGAGCGCAAGCTGGTTTCGCCGGCGAAGTCAGTCGGCGACAATGGGAAGAATAAGCAAGACCTCGTGCTAAGGTTCAAGGTCCAGCTGTGTCCGGCCGCCGCCAACTCGGCGCTGCAGTGGCCCTTCCGCAAGTCTCTGACGTTCTCAGTGATGCATCCGCAGGATTCGACCAAGGAGGTCCGTTTTTTTCTCAACACATCAATGATGTCAAGCGAGCCGCCTTTCCAGATGCCCACCTATGCTGACAACCCTCCTTTCACTGTCGGTGGTCCGCTTCACGTCAGCGCGCTCGCCGGATGCCAGTTCTGGAGCTGCGGTACCTTGCAGCTGCGACTCAGCATGACGCTCTCATCTGGCGGACAACATGAGGGAAGTGTCGAGTGA